A single window of Syngnathus acus chromosome 23, fSynAcu1.2, whole genome shotgun sequence DNA harbors:
- the mybpc1 gene encoding myosin-binding protein C, slow-type isoform X5, with translation MPEPPKKDETANGQPEEEANSLKKLSIELPNDSVPVTSMGRKDSVWSLGESQPPEELEKPIENPPAEKPAENPPTSTLLSERPVSGTVSVGGDITFVAKVEAKDLLRKPTIKWFKGKWMDLASKTGKHLQLKEIFDRNTKVYTFEMHIIKAKENYAGNYRCEVSLKDKFDSCSFDLEVKAGGSQSFDIRSAFKRSTDGQEDAGELDFSALLKHRDHKQQDDAPEVDVWEILKNARPDQYEKIAFMYGITDLRGLLRRMKKIPKVEKKSEAFAKKLDPAYQVDKGGKIRLAVDLTDPTVDLKWYKNGVEIRPSPNQRKYIFEHKGTERILVINNCALNDDAAYSVAAGEEKCSTELFVKELPVKITKGLEAVTTTVNERIELMCEVTEDGAPVKWMKNGVEIPTGVRSRYRVKCEGNKHYLVIDDASLEDTGTYSIMASGGSSEAHVQVDLKPLKIHQDLTDTKVLLGKPLKLQCEISPGNVPGRWYRNGQLIQETDRIKISHKNRVHELSIEVSSLHDSGDYTFVPEGYSHSLSAKVNVIDPPKVHLEGLNFVDNTVTVVAGNKMRLEIPISGEPAPKVVWMKGDRVIVEAGNRVRAETYVDQTSLTIDITERDDSGNYKLVLQNEAGEASASIKLKVVDIPDSPEAPLVPVVGGDWCSMTWEPPKYDGGSPILGYYIERKKKQSSRWMRINFDLIKETTYEPKKMIEGVPYEVRIFAVNAIGVSKPSEPSKAFTPLAVTSEPTMLVVDDVTDTTVTVKWRPPETIGAAGLDGYLVEYCLEGSEDWVPANTELIDKTRYTITGLKPDSKVFIRVKAVNAAGASAPRTTQHAILVKEVIEPPKIRVPRHLKQTYTRRVGETLNLVVPFMGKPRPKVTWLKDGQPIDPAAVSIRNTDCDSMIFIRKAERSHSGKYQMKVQVESHEDTADMDIQIIDLPGPPQMVNIDDVWGENVSLSWTAPRDNGNAAITGYTIQKADKKTMEWYTCLEHYHRMTIAITELVVGNEYYFRVFSENMCGLSESATQTRKSALILKEDMKLKIFEFNDHDFNEAPKFTQPLINTFGIAGYNTTLNCSVRAHPKPKVIWMKNKMIIGEDPRYRMFSNQGVCTLEIRKPSPYDGGMYTCRASNDLGEAQVECKLEVKGGFTFYELMQRGVPLHLIDKYMTETKVVEEDK, from the exons ATGCCAGAGCCCCCGAAGAAAG aTGAGACGGCAAACGGACAGCCGGAAG AGGAAGCCAATTCACTCAAGAAACTGTCAATTGAGCTGCCTA aTGATAGCGTCCCTGTTACCTCCATGGGGAGAAAAGACTCAG TGTGGTCTTTGGGTGAATCCCAACCCCCAGAGGAACTGGAGAAGCCCATCGAGAACCCACCGGCAGAAAAGCCAGCTGAGAACCCACCGACGTCCACCCTGCTCTCAGAAAGACCCGTGAGCGGCACGGTGTCAGTCG GTGGGGACATCACCTTTGTCGCCAAAGTGGAAGCGAAAGACCTTCTCCGTAAACCCACCATCAAGTGGTTTAAGGGAAAGTGGATGGACTTGGCCAGCAAGACAGGAAAGCACCTGCAGCTCAAAGAGATCTTTGATCGCAACACCAAG GTCTACACATTTGAGATGCATATCATCAAGGCCAAGGAGAATTACGCGGGCAATTACAGGTGCGAGGTCAGCCTCAAGGACAAGTTTGACAGCTGCTCCTTTGACCTGGAAGTGAAAG CTGGGGGATCGCAAAGTTTCGATATTCGATCCGCTTTCAAGAGGAG CACTGATGGCCAAGAAGATGCAGGGGAGCTTGACTTTAGCGCTCTCCTTAAACATAG GGATCACAAACAGCAGGACGACGCTCCCGAGGTGGACGTGTGGGAGATCCTGAAGAACGCCCGTCCGGATCAATATGAGAAGATCGCCTTCATGTATGGTATTACGGATCTGAGAGGCCTGTTGCGTAGAATGAAGAAGATTCCCAAAGTGGAGAAAAAGAGCGAAG CCTTTGCCAAAAAACTGGACCCTGCGTATCAGGTAGATAAAGGTGGCAAGATCCGCCTTGCTGTTGATCTGACTGACCCCACGGTCGACCTGAAGTGGTACAAAAACGGAGTGGAGATCCGTCCCAGTCCCAA TCAAAGGAA GTACATTTTTGAGCATAAGGGCACAGAAAGGATCCTGGTCATCAACAACTGTGCTCTGAATGACGACGCAGCATATTCTGTGGCAGCAGGAGAAGAGAAGTGCTCCACAGAGCTGTTTGTCAAAG AACTGCCGGTCAAGATTACAAAAGGTCTCGAGGCCGTGACGACCACAGTGAATGAGAGGATTGAGCTGATGTGTGAGGTGACAGAGGACGGCGCCCCAGTCAAATG GATGAAGAATGGTGTGGAGATTCCAACAGGGGTTCGCTCCAGATATAGAGTCAAGTGCGAGGGAAACAAACACTACCTGGTGATCGACGACGCATCCCTGGAAGATACCGGGACGTACTCCATCATGGCTTCCGGTGGCTCATCGGAGGCTCATGTACAGGTTGACT TGAAACCACTGAAGATCCATCAAGACCTGACGGATACAAAAGTTTTGCTGGGCAAGCCTCTCAAACTGCAATGCGAGATCTCTCCAGGAAACGTCCCAGGCCGATGGTACCGCAACGGACAGCTGATCCAGGAAACCGACCGCATCAagatttcacacaaaaatag GGTTCACGAACTTTCAATTGAAGTTAGCTCACTTCACGATTCTGGAGATTACACTTTTGTACCTGAGGGGTACTCACACAGTCTATCTGCGAAGGTTAATGTCATTG ACCCTCCAAAGGTGCACCTGGAGGGGTTGAACTTCGTAGACAACACTGTGACAGTTGTAGCTGGAAACAAGATGCGCTTGGAGATCCCCATCAGTGGAGAGCCAGCCCCCAAGGTGGTGTGGATGAAAGGTGATAGG GTTATCGTCGAGGCGGGCAACCGAGTCCGAGCGGAAACGTACGTTGACCAGACGAGCCTGACAATTGATATCACGGAGCGCGACGATTCGGGCAACTATAAATTAGTCCTTCAAAATGAGGCCGGAGAAGCCTCAGCTAGCATCAAGTTGAAGGTTGTAG ACATCCCTGATTCTCCAGAGGCGCCTTTGGTCCCTGTGGTTGGAGGCGATTGGTGCTCCATGACATGGGAGCCACCCAAATATGATGGGGGTTCACCAATTTTAG GCTACTAcattgagagaaaaaagaagcagagCTCAAGATGGATGAGAATTAACTTTGACCTCATCAAAGAGACAACGTACGAGCCCAAGAAAATGATTGAAGGCGTCCCATATGAAGTGCGGATATTTGCCGTCAATGCCATTGGGGTGTCCAAGCCCAGTGAACCATCCAAAGCTTTTACCCCGCTTG CGGTGACCAGTGAGCCCACCATGCTGGTGGTGGATGACGTGACTGACACAACAGTGACCGTCAAGTGGCGTCCTCCAGAAACCATCGGAGCTGCTGGTCTCGACGGGTACTTGGTGGAGTACTGCCTTGAAGGAT CTGAAGACTGGGTACCAGCCAACACTGAACTGATAGATAAGACAAGATACACCATCACAGGCCTGAAGCCCGATTCGAAGGTCTTCATTCGAGTCAAGGCCGTCAATGCTGCGGGAGCTAGTGCTCCACGAACCACTCAGCATGCCATTCTTGTCAAGGAAGTTATCG AACCACCCAAGATCCGTGTCCCCCGACACCTGAAACAGACTTACACTCGACGAGTTGGCGAAACGCTCAACCTTGTGGTGCCATTCATG GGCAAACCGAGGCCGAAAGTGACTTGGTTGAAGGACGGTCAACCCATTGATCCTGCCGCCGTGAGCATTCGGAACACCGACTGCGACAGCATGATCTTCATTCGTAAAGCAGAACGCAGTCACTCTGGGAAGTATCAAATGAAGGTGCAGGTAGAAAGCCACGAGGACACAGCTGACATGGACATCCAGATCATAG ACCTCCCTGGTCCTCCTCAGATGGTGAATATCGACGATGTCTGGGGAGAAAATGTATCTCTGTCCTGGACTGCCCCTCGAGATAATGGCAATGCGGCAATAACAGGCTACACCATTCAAAAGGCAGACAAGAAGACAATG GAATGGTACACGTGCCTTGAGCACTACCACCGCATGACCATCGCTATCACCGAACTCGTGGTCGGTAACGAGTACTACTTCAGGGTCTTCTCTGAGAACATGTGCGGACTTAGCGAGTCGGCCACCCAAACCAGGAAAAGCGCCCTCATCCTCAAAGAAG ACATGAAGTTGAAAATCTTTGAATTCAACGACCACGACTTCAACGAGGCTCCCAAATTCACGCAGCCGCTCATCAACACGTTTGGCATTGCCGGCTACAACACCACTCTTAACTGCAGCGTGCGTGCCCACCCCAAG CCCAAAGTGATCTGGATGAAGAACAAGATGATCATTGGCGAGGACCCTCGCTACCGCATGTTTAGCAACCAGGGCGTGTGCACGCTGGAGATAAGGAAACCCAGCCCTTACGACGGCGGCATGTACACCTGTAGGGCCAGCAACGACTTGGGGGAAGCCCAGGTGGAGTGTAAACTGGAGGTCAAGG GAGGGTTCACCTTCTATGAACTCATGCAACGCGGCGTGCCCCTGCACCTGATTGACAAGTACATGACGGAGACGAAGGTTGTCGAAGAAGACAAGTAG
- the mybpc1 gene encoding myosin-binding protein C, slow-type isoform X1, with amino-acid sequence MPEPPKKDETANGQPEESVAPDSNGAPPPPVIALEISPPPEEANSLKKLSIELPNDSVPVTSMGRKDSVWSLGESQPPEELEKPIENPPAEKPAENPPTSTLLSERPVSGTVSVGGDITFVAKVEAKDLLRKPTIKWFKGKWMDLASKTGKHLQLKEIFDRNTKVYTFEMHIIKAKENYAGNYRCEVSLKDKFDSCSFDLEVKAGGSQSFDIRSAFKRSTDGQEDAGELDFSALLKHRQQRDHKQQDDAPEVDVWEILKNARPDQYEKIAFMYGITDLRGLLRRMKKIPKVEKKSEAFAKKLDPAYQVDKGGKIRLAVDLTDPTVDLKWYKNGVEIRPSPNQRKYIFEHKGTERILVINNCALNDDAAYSVAAGEEKCSTELFVKELPVKITKGLEAVTTTVNERIELMCEVTEDGAPVKWMKNGVEIPTGVRSRYRVKCEGNKHYLVIDDASLEDTGTYSIMASGGSSEAHVQVDLKPLKIHQDLTDTKVLLGKPLKLQCEISPGNVPGRWYRNGQLIQETDRIKISHKNRVHELSIEVSSLHDSGDYTFVPEGYSHSLSAKVNVIDPPKVHLEGLNFVDNTVTVVAGNKMRLEIPISGEPAPKVVWMKGDRVIVEAGNRVRAETYVDQTSLTIDITERDDSGNYKLVLQNEAGEASASIKLKVVDIPDSPEAPLVPVVGGDWCSMTWEPPKYDGGSPILGYYIERKKKQSSRWMRINFDLIKETTYEPKKMIEGVPYEVRIFAVNAIGVSKPSEPSKAFTPLAVTSEPTMLVVDDVTDTTVTVKWRPPETIGAAGLDGYLVEYCLEGSEDWVPANTELIDKTRYTITGLKPDSKVFIRVKAVNAAGASAPRTTQHAILVKEVIEPPKIRVPRHLKQTYTRRVGETLNLVVPFMGKPRPKVTWLKDGQPIDPAAVSIRNTDCDSMIFIRKAERSHSGKYQMKVQVESHEDTADMDIQIIDLPGPPQMVNIDDVWGENVSLSWTAPRDNGNAAITGYTIQKADKKTMEWYTCLEHYHRMTIAITELVVGNEYYFRVFSENMCGLSESATQTRKSALILKEDMKLKIFEFNDHDFNEAPKFTQPLINTFGIAGYNTTLNCSVRAHPKPKVIWMKNKMIIGEDPRYRMFSNQGVCTLEIRKPSPYDGGMYTCRASNDLGEAQVECKLEVKGGFTFYELMQRGVPLHLIDKYMTETKVVEEDK; translated from the exons ATGCCAGAGCCCCCGAAGAAAG aTGAGACGGCAAACGGACAGCCGGAAG AAAGTGTCGCACCAGACAGTAACGgtgccccgcccccccctgTGATTGCCCTGGAAATCTCTCCGCCCCCAG AGGAAGCCAATTCACTCAAGAAACTGTCAATTGAGCTGCCTA aTGATAGCGTCCCTGTTACCTCCATGGGGAGAAAAGACTCAG TGTGGTCTTTGGGTGAATCCCAACCCCCAGAGGAACTGGAGAAGCCCATCGAGAACCCACCGGCAGAAAAGCCAGCTGAGAACCCACCGACGTCCACCCTGCTCTCAGAAAGACCCGTGAGCGGCACGGTGTCAGTCG GTGGGGACATCACCTTTGTCGCCAAAGTGGAAGCGAAAGACCTTCTCCGTAAACCCACCATCAAGTGGTTTAAGGGAAAGTGGATGGACTTGGCCAGCAAGACAGGAAAGCACCTGCAGCTCAAAGAGATCTTTGATCGCAACACCAAG GTCTACACATTTGAGATGCATATCATCAAGGCCAAGGAGAATTACGCGGGCAATTACAGGTGCGAGGTCAGCCTCAAGGACAAGTTTGACAGCTGCTCCTTTGACCTGGAAGTGAAAG CTGGGGGATCGCAAAGTTTCGATATTCGATCCGCTTTCAAGAGGAG CACTGATGGCCAAGAAGATGCAGGGGAGCTTGACTTTAGCGCTCTCCTTAAACATAG ACAACAGAG GGATCACAAACAGCAGGACGACGCTCCCGAGGTGGACGTGTGGGAGATCCTGAAGAACGCCCGTCCGGATCAATATGAGAAGATCGCCTTCATGTATGGTATTACGGATCTGAGAGGCCTGTTGCGTAGAATGAAGAAGATTCCCAAAGTGGAGAAAAAGAGCGAAG CCTTTGCCAAAAAACTGGACCCTGCGTATCAGGTAGATAAAGGTGGCAAGATCCGCCTTGCTGTTGATCTGACTGACCCCACGGTCGACCTGAAGTGGTACAAAAACGGAGTGGAGATCCGTCCCAGTCCCAA TCAAAGGAA GTACATTTTTGAGCATAAGGGCACAGAAAGGATCCTGGTCATCAACAACTGTGCTCTGAATGACGACGCAGCATATTCTGTGGCAGCAGGAGAAGAGAAGTGCTCCACAGAGCTGTTTGTCAAAG AACTGCCGGTCAAGATTACAAAAGGTCTCGAGGCCGTGACGACCACAGTGAATGAGAGGATTGAGCTGATGTGTGAGGTGACAGAGGACGGCGCCCCAGTCAAATG GATGAAGAATGGTGTGGAGATTCCAACAGGGGTTCGCTCCAGATATAGAGTCAAGTGCGAGGGAAACAAACACTACCTGGTGATCGACGACGCATCCCTGGAAGATACCGGGACGTACTCCATCATGGCTTCCGGTGGCTCATCGGAGGCTCATGTACAGGTTGACT TGAAACCACTGAAGATCCATCAAGACCTGACGGATACAAAAGTTTTGCTGGGCAAGCCTCTCAAACTGCAATGCGAGATCTCTCCAGGAAACGTCCCAGGCCGATGGTACCGCAACGGACAGCTGATCCAGGAAACCGACCGCATCAagatttcacacaaaaatag GGTTCACGAACTTTCAATTGAAGTTAGCTCACTTCACGATTCTGGAGATTACACTTTTGTACCTGAGGGGTACTCACACAGTCTATCTGCGAAGGTTAATGTCATTG ACCCTCCAAAGGTGCACCTGGAGGGGTTGAACTTCGTAGACAACACTGTGACAGTTGTAGCTGGAAACAAGATGCGCTTGGAGATCCCCATCAGTGGAGAGCCAGCCCCCAAGGTGGTGTGGATGAAAGGTGATAGG GTTATCGTCGAGGCGGGCAACCGAGTCCGAGCGGAAACGTACGTTGACCAGACGAGCCTGACAATTGATATCACGGAGCGCGACGATTCGGGCAACTATAAATTAGTCCTTCAAAATGAGGCCGGAGAAGCCTCAGCTAGCATCAAGTTGAAGGTTGTAG ACATCCCTGATTCTCCAGAGGCGCCTTTGGTCCCTGTGGTTGGAGGCGATTGGTGCTCCATGACATGGGAGCCACCCAAATATGATGGGGGTTCACCAATTTTAG GCTACTAcattgagagaaaaaagaagcagagCTCAAGATGGATGAGAATTAACTTTGACCTCATCAAAGAGACAACGTACGAGCCCAAGAAAATGATTGAAGGCGTCCCATATGAAGTGCGGATATTTGCCGTCAATGCCATTGGGGTGTCCAAGCCCAGTGAACCATCCAAAGCTTTTACCCCGCTTG CGGTGACCAGTGAGCCCACCATGCTGGTGGTGGATGACGTGACTGACACAACAGTGACCGTCAAGTGGCGTCCTCCAGAAACCATCGGAGCTGCTGGTCTCGACGGGTACTTGGTGGAGTACTGCCTTGAAGGAT CTGAAGACTGGGTACCAGCCAACACTGAACTGATAGATAAGACAAGATACACCATCACAGGCCTGAAGCCCGATTCGAAGGTCTTCATTCGAGTCAAGGCCGTCAATGCTGCGGGAGCTAGTGCTCCACGAACCACTCAGCATGCCATTCTTGTCAAGGAAGTTATCG AACCACCCAAGATCCGTGTCCCCCGACACCTGAAACAGACTTACACTCGACGAGTTGGCGAAACGCTCAACCTTGTGGTGCCATTCATG GGCAAACCGAGGCCGAAAGTGACTTGGTTGAAGGACGGTCAACCCATTGATCCTGCCGCCGTGAGCATTCGGAACACCGACTGCGACAGCATGATCTTCATTCGTAAAGCAGAACGCAGTCACTCTGGGAAGTATCAAATGAAGGTGCAGGTAGAAAGCCACGAGGACACAGCTGACATGGACATCCAGATCATAG ACCTCCCTGGTCCTCCTCAGATGGTGAATATCGACGATGTCTGGGGAGAAAATGTATCTCTGTCCTGGACTGCCCCTCGAGATAATGGCAATGCGGCAATAACAGGCTACACCATTCAAAAGGCAGACAAGAAGACAATG GAATGGTACACGTGCCTTGAGCACTACCACCGCATGACCATCGCTATCACCGAACTCGTGGTCGGTAACGAGTACTACTTCAGGGTCTTCTCTGAGAACATGTGCGGACTTAGCGAGTCGGCCACCCAAACCAGGAAAAGCGCCCTCATCCTCAAAGAAG ACATGAAGTTGAAAATCTTTGAATTCAACGACCACGACTTCAACGAGGCTCCCAAATTCACGCAGCCGCTCATCAACACGTTTGGCATTGCCGGCTACAACACCACTCTTAACTGCAGCGTGCGTGCCCACCCCAAG CCCAAAGTGATCTGGATGAAGAACAAGATGATCATTGGCGAGGACCCTCGCTACCGCATGTTTAGCAACCAGGGCGTGTGCACGCTGGAGATAAGGAAACCCAGCCCTTACGACGGCGGCATGTACACCTGTAGGGCCAGCAACGACTTGGGGGAAGCCCAGGTGGAGTGTAAACTGGAGGTCAAGG GAGGGTTCACCTTCTATGAACTCATGCAACGCGGCGTGCCCCTGCACCTGATTGACAAGTACATGACGGAGACGAAGGTTGTCGAAGAAGACAAGTAG